In Alkaliphilus flagellatus, one DNA window encodes the following:
- a CDS encoding Ger(x)C family spore germination protein, whose amino-acid sequence MKKIIVILILTLFLTGCFSYKDVNRVVFVTSLGIDIDEDNNTIIYAEAFSSLRGVGETSEEEGRVVFRGIGNTIYEAIRNLFASSSLRLNFTQNKAIIFSERAAKYGLDNFLDTLIRDQEFLVRQYLYISKVDLEELMKIKLQEEKYLGIFLADLSENRPSITKRPQMRIDEFLICRKLGSKINAISIIEKDHTAITERIFIKKLAVFKEDKMINELNYDETFYYNIAVDELKTGFIQVPNPDEKGKLMDFEILKTKTKTHINYDGENIDVKKEINMEITVAYAQITIHLNNKKDREKLSKYAAEDIKKGCLDLYNKYKDIDVDIFNLKRHIDAKYPHADIDETLNSVNLIIEPNIRIEGSSDITNFY is encoded by the coding sequence ATGAAAAAAATCATAGTTATATTAATTCTAACCTTATTTCTAACTGGCTGCTTTAGTTATAAAGATGTAAATAGAGTTGTTTTTGTAACCTCCCTAGGAATAGACATTGATGAAGATAATAATACTATAATTTATGCGGAAGCCTTTTCAAGTTTAAGAGGTGTTGGTGAAACATCTGAGGAAGAGGGTAGAGTAGTATTTAGAGGTATTGGCAACACAATTTATGAAGCAATAAGGAATTTATTCGCAAGTTCCAGTCTAAGATTAAATTTTACTCAAAATAAGGCAATAATATTCAGTGAAAGAGCTGCTAAGTATGGTTTAGATAATTTTTTAGATACATTAATTAGAGATCAAGAATTTTTAGTTAGACAGTATCTATATATTTCTAAGGTAGATTTAGAAGAGCTAATGAAAATTAAACTACAAGAAGAAAAATACCTAGGAATTTTTTTAGCTGATCTATCTGAGAATAGGCCATCAATAACCAAAAGACCTCAAATGAGAATTGATGAATTTCTTATTTGCAGAAAACTAGGTAGTAAAATTAATGCAATCAGTATTATAGAAAAAGATCATACTGCTATTACAGAAAGGATATTTATTAAAAAGTTAGCTGTTTTTAAGGAAGATAAAATGATTAATGAATTAAACTATGATGAGACCTTTTATTATAATATTGCTGTTGATGAGCTAAAAACTGGCTTTATCCAAGTACCAAATCCAGATGAAAAAGGTAAATTAATGGATTTTGAAATTTTAAAAACTAAAACAAAAACCCATATAAATTATGATGGTGAAAATATAGACGTAAAAAAAGAAATAAATATGGAAATTACTGTTGCTTATGCTCAAATTACCATTCATTTAAATAATAAAAAAGATAGAGAGAAATTATCAAAATATGCGGCAGAGGACATAAAAAAAGGATGTTTAGATTTATATAACAAGTATAAAGATATAGACGTAGATATATTTAATTTAAAAAGACATATTGATGCAAAATATCCTCATGCTGATATAGATGAAACACTTAATTCTGTAAATCTAATTATAGAACCTAATATTCGTATAGAAGGAAGTTCGGATATAACTAATTTTTATTAA